The Ananas comosus cultivar F153 linkage group 6, ASM154086v1, whole genome shotgun sequence genome segment ACTGCCTCGCCGGATTCGGCACGTCCGACGCCGAGCTCACCGAATTCGCCGCCGACATGGAGTCGCTGCTCGGGAATGGCGGCGGCGAGACCTCGCTCTGCTTGGAGACGCTCGGCCTCTCGGGCGGCTCCGGCGGTGAAAACTCTGGCTTATCGGTGAAGGCCGAGATGGACGACGATGACGGCAGAAACGGCTCGGCTTGCGGTGTTGAATTGGAGACGGATGCGGAGATGGTGGGCGTCAATTTCGTCTGCGGGTCGCCGATGGGGATAGAGGAAGGCGACGACGAGAAGGCGGCGCCGAGCACTGAACAGAGATCCTGGTTGAGGCTTGATTACGAGGCGATCATCGCGTCGTGGGGCAGCTCCCCGTGGACCGACGGCGAACGCCCGCAGTTTAAGCTCGGCGACTGCTGGCCCGACTACACCGTAAGTCTTTCACTGCGAAGCAatcgttattctctaaaaatttaaaagtgattGAGAATTGCACAACGCTTCCAAAATTCAACACTTTTCATGAGCATTATTACTTGGAAACTAACAGGAGCTCTTCTTTGTGTGTGGGTGGGGTGTAGGGGATGTGGATGATCGGTGGAGGCTGCCGAGGCGGCGGACATGGAGAAGATGTAGGGCCGGGACGACTCGGCACGGACGGAGGGCGAGAGGCGAGAGTGAGCCGCTACAGGGAGAAGCGGAGGACGCGGCTGTTCTCGAAGAAGATACGGTACGAGGTGCGCAAATTGAATGCGGAGAAGCGGCCGCGGATGAAAGGCCGCTTCGTCAAGAGGGCGTGcttcgccgacgccgccgcgggAGCCGTGTGTCTCAGTTGAGGAAGTCCTAGAGCTATTAACCAGCTTAAGAAGCTCTCACCACTTCCTGCTgcttatgttaattaatttactaatcaGGAAAgtttccattaatttttttttaaaattttcctccATTTTTTCCATCAGGGATTCCTCTGATGATTATGCATGGGAGGCTGTAAGTTAGTGCTTGCTAAATGGCGTGAATAATAAGCTAATCTTACATCTTTTTGTCACAGTACTGCACTGCGTGTGATTAAAAGTTAAGAAAAGCAATTAGGATTATTCAAAATGTGATTTgttcattaataaataaaaactaacagtaaaaaattacTGTATTCTGATATTAAAAAGTTGTGAAAGTTGATCTTTTTTGACCCAACATGAATTATGGCTAGCTAATTAACTAGCCGGGGCAGTGTCAGCATGGAACAGTAATAATATTGCAAGTTCGATCAATTTGGTTCTGCTTCAGCATTTATATATGTGAGAGTATATAAGACCAGTTTGTTTTGGCATATCTGCTGTAAGATTTAATTCATTATCTTTGCTGCATAGAAAATGTAACTATTCCCATAACTAAACTTAACTTTAATCCATATATAAGCTGCAAAAATGACAAATTGGAATAAAGTACTAAAGACAGCTAAAGATGTTGATAAAGCTTGTCGTTTAAGTTCTATATATTAGCCCCATGCATGGTAGGTGCAAATATGTCACCATGTTTAACTCCTTATTCGTCTCACATGCCTAAGAGAGACATCTAGAGCAGGAACTATTAAAGGGGTGTTGAAACTGGGGATTGTATTTGTGACTTTTTATGGAATGATCCGAGTTTAAGATtgactttaataccatgtgacACGAAAACAtcaatttgatagaaaatgGCCCAATAAATTATATTTCTCAAATCAGTTTCTACC includes the following:
- the LOC109711285 gene encoding zinc finger protein CONSTANS-LIKE 16-like, whose amino-acid sequence is MSMSMNSGEAKESSAAAAAAAVGGRTARACEGCLRRRARWFCVADDAFLCQACDTAVHSANPLARRHHRLPLRLRPLPLADLKPAWFTRKARTPRAARRLVPELLDSSSADDDDDDQLLYRVPIFDPALSEFCSPPPPPPSCDAAEDAAAASSLTLNITTTADDCLAGFGTSDAELTEFAADMESLLGNGGGETSLCLETLGLSGGSGGENSGLSVKAEMDDDDGRNGSACGVELETDAEMVGVNFVCGSPMGIEEGDDEKAAPSTEQRSWLRLDYEAIIASWGSSPWTDGERPQFKLGDCWPDYTGMWMIGGGCRGGGHGEDVGPGRLGTDGGREARVSRYREKRRTRLFSKKIRYEVRKLNAEKRPRMKGRFVKRACFADAAAGAVCLS